The nucleotide sequence TGTCTACATAGCGGAGAGGGCGGCGGCTCTTTTTGACGAGCTCGTGGTTGCGGTGCTCCATAACCCGCAGAAGAGGGCAACTTTTAGCGTGGAGGAGAGGCAGATGATGGCAAGGGAGGCCCTTAGCCATCTTCCGTCGGTTAAAGTGGATGCGTTTGAGGGGCTGCTGGTGGATTTCATGAGGCGTAAGCGAAGCAGGATAATCATACGAGGGTTGCGTGCCCTTTCTGACTTTGAGTATGAGTTCCAGCTGGCCCAAATGAATCGTCAGCTGGCCCCGGAGATAGAGACCATGTTCATCGTAACCGACGCGCAGTATTCATATCTGTCCAGCCGGGGAGTGAAGGAGGTATATAGCTTCGGGGGCTCCATACAGGACATGGTGCCCCCGGGTGTGTTCAGGAGGATGAGGGAGAGGATCCCCCCGGTTGATTTTCGCAAGTCGTAATGATCCGGCGGCTTCGGAAGGAGCTGACATCTCCTCCGGCCAGTATCTCCCATAGCTGACAGGCTCTTTCCTCCATTTTAAGCAGCTCCCTGGAGTAATGATCCCTTGGAGATGTGAAGCGGGATATCACTGGAAGTTTGGCGGACTCCCTCATGCGCCTGAGCAATGCCTTCCCAATGGGGCTCATGCCTAGGACGCCTATCCATGAGGGGCCCAGCCTTTGAGCCGCTCGATTAAACCAGTGGCTGTATCCAAGCAGAAGGTGGCAGCATAGTCGTTGTATCCTGCTCCTTGGGTATCGGCGGCTTACCGTCCTGTCCAGGAATTCGTCATAGCTTTGTGCCCTGGCGGCCCACCTTTTCAAGTTGTTCTCAAGCCCCTCGGACATCTCGGCGGATAGGGAGATTTCTTCCGTGGAAGAACTTAGTATTTTCCAGCGTAGCAAATTCCACCAAGTAGGGGCCTCCCGTTGAACGATCCGCCCTTTTTGTGACTCTCGTTCAAGTATTTCGCGGCAGAAATCAGGAAGGCCCTCCAATGCCCTTCCTTTTTCGCCGGACGCCCATAGGGTCCTTATGGCGGTGGCGCTGGGGATGTCGCAGAAGTCCTTTTGGTTATATGCTGCTCCTATGCGCCTTATGGGGAAGGTCTTTATCGGCAGCCCGCGGGACATTATCCTGATCTTATACGCTAGGGCGAGGAGGTTGTTGGACCCCTTCAGAAACGTCCCAAGTCCTGTCTCTATCTCATCCAATGCCCTGGTCCTGGCTTCAACGAAAGAGAACCCCTGCTCCAGCCATTTCCTAAGGCTGAGCTTGAAGGCAGGGGGTTCCTGTATTAATATGGAGCCGGCTTTTTCAAGGAGATCGCTGGGGTCTTCCATTCCAAAGGACATATGGGTAACCAGTCCGGTAGCCCATAGTATGTCCACGGCGGCGGAAGCGAAGACCTGTGCTTGATGGCACGAGAAGGGGGTTGGCAGATCCAATATGAGGTCCGCCCCGGCTTCAAGCGCCGCCTCCGCCCGGCTCCACTTGTCAAGGAATGCGGGTTCGCCCCGTTGGACGAAATTGGAGGACAACACCACCACTATGGGGCAGTTGGGGAAGGCCTCCCGCGTTCTGTCCAGGTGGTACTTGTGTCCCTTGTGTAATGGGTTATATTCTGCAACTATCCCGATTATGGGGGTATTATACAAACCAGGTCACCTCCCGGCGTTGGCTGGGTAAGGATAGTTTCCGCCGGGTTGGGTAGTCAAGTGGAGGGAGGCTGGATTTTTGTGAAGGTCTTGGTTTTGAACTGCGGGAGTTCTTCTTTGAAGTATCAGCTCATCGACATGTCCGATGAGACCCTTCTGGCTAAGGGGTTGGTGGAGAGGATCGGAATCCACGGATCCAGGATAAAGCATGTGAAGGTGGGGATGGATCCGGTGGTTAAGGAGACTGACATTCCCAACCATGACGTTGCGGTGAGGCTGGTTATAGATGCCCTGCTTGATTCGTCTCACGGGGTGCTCAAGGATCTTTCTGAGCTATCCGCTGCGGGCCACCGGGTGGTCCACGGGGGCGAGAAGTTTACCCGCTCGGTGCTTGTGGATGACGAGGTTATTAGGGGTATTGAAGAGGTGATTCCCTTGGCGCCTCTTCACAACCCCGCCAACCTCATGGGGATAAGGGCTGTGATGAATGCGCTGCCCGGTTTGCCCAATGTGGCGGTCTTTGATACCGCCTTTCATCAGACCATGCCTCCGCAGGCCTATATGTACGGTATCCCTTATGAGCATTACCAGGTGGATAGGGTTCGCCGTTACGGCTTCCATGGCACCAGTCATTTCTATGTGGCCCACCGGGTTGCCCAGGTGATGAACAGGCCTATAGAGGAACTCAAGATAGTTACCTGCCACCTTGGCAACGGCAGTTCGATAACCGCGGTGGATGGAGGCAAGAGCGTGGACACCAGCCTTGGTTATGGAACCACGGAGGGAATTCTCATGGGTACCAGGTCCGGTAACCTGGATCCCTCGGTGATGATATATCTGATGGAGAAGTATGGGGATGCAAAGACGGTGAGTGATGTGGTTCACAAGAAGAGCGGCGTTTGTGCCATAAGCGGCATCTCCAGCGATATGAGGGACGTGGAGGAGGCCATGGAGAAGGGGGACCAGCGGGCCAAGCTGGCCTTCGACATGTTGTGCTATGGCATAAGAAAGTACATAGGCGCCTATGCTGCGGCTATGGGCGGATTAGATGCCATTGTGTTTACCGCCGGCATAGGGGAGAACAGCGACCTGGTTAGGGAAGAGGTCTGTAGGCACCTGGAGTTCCTGGGTGTTAAGTTCGATCCATCGAAGAATAAAGTGCGCGGCAAGGAGGCAGAGTTGAGCACCCCTGATTCAAGAGTTAAGGTCTTTGTGATACCCACCAACGAGGAGCTGGTCATAGCAAGGGACACCAAGGAGTTGGTGACCAGGGGATAAATGGTCATGGATAAGCCTTTCCCCGTTGATTGGCAGAAAGAGATCCCCCTAAGCTCAATCCCCCAAGACGGAGCGGATCTGGAACAGCGGATTTCTCTTTCGATTGACGATGATCGCTTGGGCTATTGGTTCCCAGGCGGATTGGATTTTGTCGTTAGAGCTAACCGAGCCCCAGGGGGAGTGGTGTTAAGGGTCTCTTTTAAGTGCGAGCTGGCGGGCCAATGTGCCCGTTGTCTTGAGGATGCCATGGCAACTCTTGAGGGGGAGGACGTTTTCTTTATCTCTGTGGGCGGAGGGAATGCCTCAGAGATGGGGGTAGAGGGCTTCCAAGAAGAGGACTTTTGGTGTAATCTAGATTCTTGGTCTGACAGAATTGATTTGGTCCCCATGCTTTGGGAGGTTCTTGCCTCCTCCATCCCTTCCAGGTTGGTTTGCAGGGAGGGGTGTCTAGGGCTTTGTCCTAATTGTGGCGCCAATCTCAACGATGGTCCGTGTGGCTGTGGTGGTGTCGGAACGGATCCTCGTTTGGATGCCCTGAGGCTTAAGCTCCAGGAGTTTGGGGAAGAAAAATGACGAAGGGGGTGTTTTTCTATGGCTACGCCAAAGAGGCGCGTTTCCCACTCTAGGACTCACAACAGGAAGGCCCATTGGCTTGGGGCTCTGGAGGTTCCCAGTCTCACCACCTGTTCGCACTGCGGGGAAACCATTCAGACCTACAGGGCTTGCCCTGCCTGTGGATACTACAGGGGCAGACAGGTGGTTAAGGTTTCCGAGGAGAAGGAGTAAATATAGCTGGATCTTCATCCTTTCATCCTCGCTCGCCCTTGCCTATTGACGGCATGGGCGAGTTTTTTTATACTGTCAGGCATTCTGAGTAGTTATTAGCACCAGATGCTAAGAGGAAGTGATTCCAACGAGGTCCGACCATCGCAAGAACAGGCATAAGGTCCTTATGGACCTCATAAAGTCTAATCCTCTTTTGACCGACGAAGAGCTTGCGGATAGGCTGAAGGTCAGCATAAGCACCGTTAGGCTTGACCGGGTCATATTGGGTATACCTGAGCTTCGGGAGAGGATGCGGCTGATGGCGGAGGCGGCGGGTAGCAGGCTTAGATCTCTTACCAGGGATGAGGTGGTTGGGGATCTCCTTGAGCTTGAGCCCAATGTGGGGGCACTTTCGATGCTGGAAGCCGCTCCGGATATGGCTTTTAGGGGTACCGATAGGATATGGGATCACTTTATATATGCCCAGGCCAGCACGTTAGCCATGGCCACCATAGGGGCGGAGATGGTGATAACCGGCAGCGCAAGAATAAGGTACAGGTATCCTGCGGTGGTGGGGGATAGGCTTTTGGCCAGGTCTAAAGTGGGTATTCATAAGGGCAACAAATATGTGGTAAGCGTTAGGACAAGGGTTAAAGACCGTGAGATATTCGTCGGGCGTTTTATAGTGGTTAGCTTAGATCAAGAGAACGGTCTTTAGATCCTGAGGGAGGATTGCGGATGATTTTGGCTGTGGATGCCATGGGGGGAGACAGGGCGCCTTTCGAACCTTGCAGGGGGGCGATTATGGCATGTCAGATGGATTCGTCCCTTCAGATTGCCCTGGTGGGAGATGCATCTAAGATATCTCCCCTTTTGGAGGAAGCCCCTGCGGGTGTCAGAAGCAGGGTCCATTTGGTTCACGCCGACGAGTTTATCTCCATGGATGACTCTCCGTCGGTTTCAATAAGAAAGAAGCGGAACTCCAGCATGAGGTTGGCCATGGAGATGGTGCGTTCCAAAGAGGCGGAGGCGGTTATATCTGCGGGCAACACCGGCGCCATCGTGGCGGGCGGAATACTGGTTTTGGGTAGGATACCGGGTATAGACAGGCCTGGCCTTGGAGTTCCAATAGCCACTTTGTCATCCAGGGTGAGCCTCCTTTTGGATGTGGGGGCCACTGTTCGGTGCAAACCTGTAAACCTGGCGCAGTTCGCGCTTATGGGGTCCATATACATGCGTTCTCTTGTAGGGGTATCGGATCCGTCGGTTGCCCTCCTCTCCAATGGGGAGGAGGACATAAAGGGTGATGACGTGATTCTCCAGGCCAGGGAGATGCTGAAGGCAAGTTCTCTGAACTTTGTGGGCTATGTGGAGGGTAAGGATGTGCCATTGGGGACCACCGATGTGGTGGTTTGCGATGGTTACACTGGCAACGTGTTGCTTAAATTTGGCGAGGGCCTGGGGGAGGGTGTTATGAACCTCATGAAGGAGGAGATATCGAAGAGCTTCCTCCCCAAGGTGGGGCTCCTTTTCATGATGCCAATGCTTAAGAAGCTGCACTATCGATTTGATTACGAAAGGCATGGCGGTACTCCCCTCCTTGGGGTTAGAGGAACCGTCATAAAGGCTCACGGAAGATCCAGGGCCAAGGCCATATGTAATGCTCTGATGGTGGCCAGGGACTTCGTAGCTAAGCGCGGTGTCCAGACTATAGAGGACGAACTTGCCAAGGGGGGAATATAGATGCCTAAGTTGTGTGGCTTTGAGGTGGCGGTGCTTGGCACTGGCATGGCGGTGCCAGGCAAGGTGGTCACCAACCAGGATCTTGAGAAGATGGTAGATACCTCTGACCAGTGGATAGTGGAGAGGACCGGAATAAGGACCAGGTATGTGGCGGAGGAGGGTGTTTTAACCTCCGATATATCTGAAGAGGCTTCTAAAATGGCCCTAGAAAGGGCTGGGATATCTGCCGAGGATTTGGATCTTATACTGGTTGGGACCAATTCTCCCGATACGCTCTTCCCCTCCGTGGCGGCCAAGTTGCAGGGGCGTCTTGGGGCCCTTCGGGCCGGAGCTGCGGACGTGCAGTCCGGTTGTACCGGATCTTTGTATGCCATGGCCATGGGGGCATCCTTTATAGCGTCCGGTGTGTTTAGGTACGTGCTGGTGGTGGGGGCGGAGGTCCCCTCCAAGGTGGTTGACTGGACTGACCGTAACACCTGTGTCCTCTTCGGTGACGGAGCTGGGGCTGTGGTTTTGGGCCCCGCCAAGGAAGAAGGACTGTCCGGCCGGGTCCTTGGATTTTCTTTAAGGGCCGATGGAACTAAGCACGATCTTATAACCCTTATGGGTGGTCTTGTGGAGCACCCCGCATCCCGTGAAACGCTGGACCAGGGGCTTCACTACGTCAAAATGAAGGGTAACGACGTGTTCAAGTTCGTAAATCGCGAGATACCGCCGTTCCTTGACGGTTTCCTAAGGGAGATGGGAATAATCCCAGAAGATGTGTCGAGCTGGGTTTTCCATCAGGCAAATTGGAGGATAATGGAAGGGGTACTGAAGCGTCTTGGGGTTCCAGAGGACCGGGCGGTGGTGAACCTGGATAGGTATGGCAACACCTCCTGTGCCTCTATAATGATGGCCCTTCACGAGGCGATTGATTCGGAGCGTATTCGCAAGGGGGATAAGGTGCTTGTTTCCTCCTTTGGGGCTGGTATGACCTATGGGGCCATGTTGCTGGAGTTTTAGGAGGTGGCAGTTAGGTTGAGGTCGTTGCCTAACAGGATCATAGAACTTACGGGAATAAGGTATCCGGTGTTCCAGGGTGGGATGGCTTGGGTTGCGGACGCTCAGCTGGCTGCGGCGGTTAGCAACGCAGGTGGCCTTGGGATAATTGCTGCGGCTAACATGCCTCCTGAGTTGTTGGACCGGGAACTCAATCGGGTTCGGGAACTGACGGATCGTCCCTTTGGTCTCAACATTATGTTGTTGTCCCCCACCGCGGACGACGTGATTGAGATAGCCGCGGCCCACAGGGTGTCGGTTATAACCACTGGGGCGGGTAAGCCCGGGAAGGTTATAGAGCGGCTTAAGCCTTTGGGGGCGAAGATCATACCGGTTGTAGCATCGGTGGCCCATGCAAGGCGGGTTGAGCAGCAGGGGGCTGATGCTGTTATAGCCGAGGGTATGGAGTCTGGGGGGCACATAGGGGAGATATCCACATTTGCCCTGGTGCCTCAAGTGGTGGATGCAGTATCCATCCCAGTTATAGCCGCCGGCGGCATAGCCGACGGCCGGGGGGTTGCCGCCGCTTTCGCGTTGGGGGCAGAGGGAGTCCAGATGGGGACCAGGTTTGTTTGTGTTAGGGAGTGTTCGGCCCACCAAAGATACAAGGAGATGATCCTAAAGGCAGGAGATAGGAGTACCGTGGTTACCGGCCGTTCTACGGGGCATCCTGTAAGGTGCATAAAAAACAAGTTCTCCGTCAAGTTTGAGGAGATGGAAAGAAATGGGGCTTCCATTGAGGAGCTGGAGGCCTTTGGCTCCGGTCGGCTTAGAGCTGCGGTGGTTGAGGGGGATGTGGAATGGGGATCGGTTATGTCTGGCCAGTGCGCAGGTATGATTGATGATATCCCAAGTGCCGCCGAGGTCATAAGAAGTATATTTGCTCAAGCCGCCGATGTGTCGGAGGGGCTGGGTGCTTTGGGGGGCTTTTTTAGGTCCCTCTGTTTGGAGGAGGGTAGGTAGGATGAGCGATTACGCGTTGATTTTCCCTGGCCAGGGAGCCCAAGAGGTAGGAATGGGTCGGGACTTTTACGAGTCTTACCCCGCTGCTAGGAGGGTCTTTGAGGAGGCGGATTCCGCGCTGGGGTTCCCCCTTTCGGATGTAATATTTTCTGGCCCTGAGGAGGAGTTAAGGAAGACCGCCTTAACCCAGCCGGCCATATTGACGGTTTCCTTGGCGATTTTGGCAGCCCTGAGGGATGACAAGGGCATTGAATTGTCTCCCGCTTTTGTGGCGGGTCATAGCCTTGGGGAGTACACCGCTTTGGCGGCCTCCAGGGCCATATCTGTGGCGGATGCGGTGAAGCTTGTGCACCTCAGGGGGAGTAAGATGCAGGAGGCGGTCCCCTTGGGCAAGGGAGCCATGGTGGCGGTTCTTGGCCTTGAGGGGGATGCGGTGAGGGAAGTTTGTTCCCGGGCGTCTTCTAATGGGGTGTGCGAGATGGCCAACTACAATGCTCCGGGACAGATAGTGATCTCCGGAGAGGCTGAGGCCGTGGATTTGGCGGCTCAGATGGCAAGGGAAGCTGGAGCCTCCAAGGTAATCCCGTTGAAGGTAAGCGCCCCTTTCCACTGTTCTCTTATGAGGCCCGTGGCGGATGCTTTGAGGGAGGCCTTTGGATCCGTCAGTTGGTCCGCTCCGTCCTTCCCGCTGGTTTCAAACGTGGATGCCCAGCCAAGGGAGGATATAGAGGGGATAAAAGATCGGCTTCTTGAGCAGACGTACTCTCCGGTTCTTTGGTTGGACAGCGTAAGGGCCATGGCGGATAGAGGGGTCCAGCGCTTCGTTGAAATAGGACCCGGCAATGTGCTTACCGGTCTTGTCAAACGTTGTGTAAAGGGCGTTAAGGGTATGAGCGTGTCCAAGGTTCAGGATTTGGATGGTTTGCTTGATTTTATAGGGGAGGGCCACTAGAATGACTTCGCATCGTAAGGTGGCCCTCGTGACCGGCGCCAGCAGGGGTATAGGCAGGGCTGTGGCGCTTCGCCTGGCCAGTGACGGTTTTAGGGTTGCGATTAATTATAACTCTTCGGAGGATAAGGCGGCGGAGGTCCGTGATCTAGTCCGCCAGGTG is from Thermanaerothrix sp. and encodes:
- the rpmF gene encoding 50S ribosomal protein L32 — encoded protein: MATPKRRVSHSRTHNRKAHWLGALEVPSLTTCSHCGETIQTYRACPACGYYRGRQVVKVSEEKE
- the coaD gene encoding pantetheine-phosphate adenylyltransferase; protein product: MIRAVYPGSFDPITNGHVYIAERAAALFDELVVAVLHNPQKRATFSVEERQMMAREALSHLPSVKVDAFEGLLVDFMRRKRSRIIIRGLRALSDFEYEFQLAQMNRQLAPEIETMFIVTDAQYSYLSSRGVKEVYSFGGSIQDMVPPGVFRRMRERIPPVDFRKS
- the fabD gene encoding ACP S-malonyltransferase, yielding MSDYALIFPGQGAQEVGMGRDFYESYPAARRVFEEADSALGFPLSDVIFSGPEEELRKTALTQPAILTVSLAILAALRDDKGIELSPAFVAGHSLGEYTALAASRAISVADAVKLVHLRGSKMQEAVPLGKGAMVAVLGLEGDAVREVCSRASSNGVCEMANYNAPGQIVISGEAEAVDLAAQMAREAGASKVIPLKVSAPFHCSLMRPVADALREAFGSVSWSAPSFPLVSNVDAQPREDIEGIKDRLLEQTYSPVLWLDSVRAMADRGVQRFVEIGPGNVLTGLVKRCVKGVKGMSVSKVQDLDGLLDFIGEGH
- a CDS encoding nucleotidyltransferase family protein; amino-acid sequence: MYNTPIIGIVAEYNPLHKGHKYHLDRTREAFPNCPIVVVLSSNFVQRGEPAFLDKWSRAEAALEAGADLILDLPTPFSCHQAQVFASAAVDILWATGLVTHMSFGMEDPSDLLEKAGSILIQEPPAFKLSLRKWLEQGFSFVEARTRALDEIETGLGTFLKGSNNLLALAYKIRIMSRGLPIKTFPIRRIGAAYNQKDFCDIPSATAIRTLWASGEKGRALEGLPDFCREILERESQKGRIVQREAPTWWNLLRWKILSSSTEEISLSAEMSEGLENNLKRWAARAQSYDEFLDRTVSRRYPRSRIQRLCCHLLLGYSHWFNRAAQRLGPSWIGVLGMSPIGKALLRRMRESAKLPVISRFTSPRDHYSRELLKMEERACQLWEILAGGDVSSFRSRRIITTCENQPGGSSPSSS
- the plsX gene encoding phosphate acyltransferase PlsX produces the protein MILAVDAMGGDRAPFEPCRGAIMACQMDSSLQIALVGDASKISPLLEEAPAGVRSRVHLVHADEFISMDDSPSVSIRKKRNSSMRLAMEMVRSKEAEAVISAGNTGAIVAGGILVLGRIPGIDRPGLGVPIATLSSRVSLLLDVGATVRCKPVNLAQFALMGSIYMRSLVGVSDPSVALLSNGEEDIKGDDVILQAREMLKASSLNFVGYVEGKDVPLGTTDVVVCDGYTGNVLLKFGEGLGEGVMNLMKEEISKSFLPKVGLLFMMPMLKKLHYRFDYERHGGTPLLGVRGTVIKAHGRSRAKAICNALMVARDFVAKRGVQTIEDELAKGGI
- a CDS encoding ketoacyl-ACP synthase III; amino-acid sequence: MPKLCGFEVAVLGTGMAVPGKVVTNQDLEKMVDTSDQWIVERTGIRTRYVAEEGVLTSDISEEASKMALERAGISAEDLDLILVGTNSPDTLFPSVAAKLQGRLGALRAGAADVQSGCTGSLYAMAMGASFIASGVFRYVLVVGAEVPSKVVDWTDRNTCVLFGDGAGAVVLGPAKEEGLSGRVLGFSLRADGTKHDLITLMGGLVEHPASRETLDQGLHYVKMKGNDVFKFVNREIPPFLDGFLREMGIIPEDVSSWVFHQANWRIMEGVLKRLGVPEDRAVVNLDRYGNTSCASIMMALHEAIDSERIRKGDKVLVSSFGAGMTYGAMLLEF
- the fabK gene encoding enoyl-[acyl-carrier-protein] reductase FabK, which codes for MAVRLRSLPNRIIELTGIRYPVFQGGMAWVADAQLAAAVSNAGGLGIIAAANMPPELLDRELNRVRELTDRPFGLNIMLLSPTADDVIEIAAAHRVSVITTGAGKPGKVIERLKPLGAKIIPVVASVAHARRVEQQGADAVIAEGMESGGHIGEISTFALVPQVVDAVSIPVIAAGGIADGRGVAAAFALGAEGVQMGTRFVCVRECSAHQRYKEMILKAGDRSTVVTGRSTGHPVRCIKNKFSVKFEEMERNGASIEELEAFGSGRLRAAVVEGDVEWGSVMSGQCAGMIDDIPSAAEVIRSIFAQAADVSEGLGALGGFFRSLCLEEGR
- a CDS encoding acetate kinase, which codes for MKVLVLNCGSSSLKYQLIDMSDETLLAKGLVERIGIHGSRIKHVKVGMDPVVKETDIPNHDVAVRLVIDALLDSSHGVLKDLSELSAAGHRVVHGGEKFTRSVLVDDEVIRGIEEVIPLAPLHNPANLMGIRAVMNALPGLPNVAVFDTAFHQTMPPQAYMYGIPYEHYQVDRVRRYGFHGTSHFYVAHRVAQVMNRPIEELKIVTCHLGNGSSITAVDGGKSVDTSLGYGTTEGILMGTRSGNLDPSVMIYLMEKYGDAKTVSDVVHKKSGVCAISGISSDMRDVEEAMEKGDQRAKLAFDMLCYGIRKYIGAYAAAMGGLDAIVFTAGIGENSDLVREEVCRHLEFLGVKFDPSKNKVRGKEAELSTPDSRVKVFVIPTNEELVIARDTKELVTRG
- the fapR gene encoding transcription factor FapR, which codes for MIPTRSDHRKNRHKVLMDLIKSNPLLTDEELADRLKVSISTVRLDRVILGIPELRERMRLMAEAAGSRLRSLTRDEVVGDLLELEPNVGALSMLEAAPDMAFRGTDRIWDHFIYAQASTLAMATIGAEMVITGSARIRYRYPAVVGDRLLARSKVGIHKGNKYVVSVRTRVKDREIFVGRFIVVSLDQENGL